In one Oryza glaberrima chromosome 2, OglaRS2, whole genome shotgun sequence genomic region, the following are encoded:
- the LOC127761389 gene encoding aluminum-activated malate transporter 9-like, producing MGTLPVTMPPPQSPELRSLRSTLDQRGELRAPLLSFDWGFPGGIARWEGEEGRLRRAAGAARAAATEMWAFARKDPRKPVFAAKVATALALITLLVFLREPTDLANHAVWAILTVVVVFEFSIGATLSKGLNRGLGTLTAGGFALAVSELSSSMGNFGNVILIICTFVVAFGATLTKLHPKMKPYEYGFRVFLLTFCYVTVSGYNTGKFIATAISRFLLIAIGAAVSLALNIGIHPIWAGEDLHNLVAKNFDGVAKSLEGCVDGYLKCMEYERVPSTILTYQASDDDHLYSGCRAAVESSAQEEALLGFAIWEPPHGPYKMMKYPWMNYTKVGGALRHCSFSVMALHGCILSEIQAPPESRQVFSAELHRVGQEGAKVLRELGHRVKTMTRLSSQNILSEVHFAAEQLQKKIDQKSYLLVNTEKWQALIRRHGGGAKDGELVPGRRAIASPGAVHKSSSFASSTSHSSLNSAPRTDASYKPQPPWPIRQPSFHPSLPFEAAAAEARTYESASALSLATFASLLIEFVARLRSLVDAFEELSESANFKEDPVEEPSAISRENGGVLYRLRRFFGLEELRQRAGEP from the exons atggGGACGCTGCCGGTCACCATGCCGCCTCCGCAGTCGCCGGAGCTGCGGTCGCTGCGGTCGACGCTGGACCAGCGCGGCGAGCTGAGGGCCCCGCTGCTCTCGTTCGACTGGGGCTTCCCCGGCGGGATCGCCCgctgggagggggaggagggtcgcctccggcgggcggcgggcgccgcgcgcgccgcggccacGGAGATGTGGGCGTTCGCGCGGAAGGACCCGCGGAAGCCCGTGTTCGCGGCcaaggtggcgacggcgctcgCGCTCATCACGCTGCTCGTGTTCCTCCGCGAGCCCACCGACCTCGCCAACCACGCCGTCTGGGCCatcctcaccgtcgtcgtcgtcttcgagtTCAGCATCG GTGCAACCTTGAGCAAAGGGCTCAATAGGGGATTGGGAACTCTTACTGCAGGAGGGTTTGCTCTAGCAGTTTCTGAATTGTCCTCAAGCATGGGAAATTTTGGCAACGTGATTCTGATCATATGCACGTTTGTTGTCG CATTCGGTGCGACCTTGACAAAGCTGCACCCCAAGATGAAGCCTTACGAGTATGGATTTCGTGTCTTCTTGCTGACATTCTGCTATGTCACGGTCTCTGGATACAACACGGGGAAATTCATCGCAACGGCTATAAGCAGATTTTTACTGATTGCCATTGGCGCCGCTGTCAGTCTTGCGCTCAATATTGGCATACATCCAATCTGGGCAGGGGAGGATCTGCACAATTTAGTGGCGAAGAATTTTGATGGCGTCGCAAAATCGTTAGAAG GATGCGTTGATGGATATCTGAAATGCATGGAGTATGAAAGAGTTCCATCTACGATACTGACGTACCAAGCTTCTGATGATGATCATCTGTATAGCGGGTGCAGGGCAGCTGTTGAATCATCAGCTCAAGAGGAAGCCCTG TTAGGATTTGCTATCTGGGAACCACCACATGGCCCTTACAAAATGATGAAATATCCTTGGATGAACTACACTAAAGTTGGTGGAGCATTGAGGCATTGCTCTTTTTCTGTCATGGCACTACATGGGTGCATTCTCTCGGAGATTCAG GCGCCACCGGAGAGCAGACAGGTTTTCAGCGCAGAGCTCCATAGGGTTGGCCAAGAAGGCGCCAAAGTGTTGCGCGAGCTGGGGCACAGGGTTAAAACGATGACAAGACTAAGCTCTCAAAACATTCTATCAGAAGTCCACTTCGCAGCTGAACAGCTGCAGAAGAAGATCGACCAGAAGTCTTACCTCCTCGTCAACACGGAGAAATGGCAAGCTCTCATCAGGCGCCATGGAGGAGGAGCCAAGGATGGTGAGCTTGTTCCGGGGCGCCGCGCCATTGCCAGCCCCGGTGCAGTGCACAAGTCCAGCAGCTTCGCCTCGAGCACGTCCCACTCCAGCTTAAATTCGGCACCCAGGACCGACGCATCGTACAAGCCGCAGCCGCCATGGCCGATCAGGCAACCGTCCTTCCACCCGAGCTTGCCGTTcgaagctgcggcggcggaggcgagaaCCTACGAGAGCGCGAGCGCGCTGTCGCTGGCCACGTTCGCGTCTCTTCTGATCGAGTTCGTTGCTCGGCTCAGGAGCCTCGTTGATGCGTTCGAAGAGCTGAGTGAAAGCGCCAACTTCAAGGAGGACCCCGTGGAGGAGCCCTCCGCGATCAGCAGGGAGAATGGAGGTGTTTTGTACAGATTACGCAGGTTTTTTGGGCTTGAAGAGTTGAGGCAGAGGGCAGGGGAGCCCTAA